Proteins encoded together in one Canis lupus dingo isolate Sandy chromosome 34, ASM325472v2, whole genome shotgun sequence window:
- the LOC125754324 gene encoding basic proline-rich protein-like yields MQLNNRLINCTEARINPPPPPPPPPPAETGTVASRSRWRCQHRFGKMLTSRGRTALRLSRGLMIDQSRALPRQLARPALARRLRPEPCGRAAPPLPGPALRSQLPTRCLAQSWAAALVLRGRQPSGSNIFSGFPAAPSAANSGAFERAERRPPAPPPAVPPPLRCEVRRGNPGLPRASTRKDRAGNSCVLRHEKGVHSGPDCGRRANPGERAGRRPAAQARSAPLPGIFPRGDPRPAPERRGPLPTAGPSPPDPSAPRGASPPGPLPYRGEQPPRTPPHRGEHPPGPLPYRGEHPPGPLPYRGEHPPGPLPTAGGIPPDPSPTAGSIPPDPSPTAGSIPPGPLPYRGEHPPGPLPYRGEHPPGPLPYRGEHPPRTPPHRGEHPPGPLPYRGGHPPGPLPTAGGIPPDPSPTAGSIPPDPSPPRGASPRTPPLPRGASPRTPPHRGEHPPRTPPHRGEHPPGPLPYRGEHPPGPLPTAGSIPPGPLPTAGSIPPGPPPNAAGPSPPRGASPRTPPQDPSAPRGAPSPPEARLPSAADPSPPRTRGSMHPAAAGRARAGPGGPQP; encoded by the exons atgcaGTTAAATAATAGGCTGATAAATTGCACTGAGGCGAGGATTaatccaccccccccaccaccacccccacccccggcggaGACAGGGACCGTAGCCTCCCGAAGCCGCTGGAGGTGCCAGCACAGGTTCGGGAAGATGCTTACCTCCCGCGGGCGGACGGCGCTGCGGCTTAG TCGGGGATTAATGATCGACCAGAGCAGAGCACTCCCACGCCAACTTGCGCGCCCCGCGCTCGCCCGGCGATTGCGCCCCGAGCCCTGCGGCCGCGCCGCTCCCCCCCTCCCGGGCCCGGCTCTACGGTCCCAACTTCCCACACGCTGCCTCGCTCAGTCCTGGGCGGCCGCGCTCGTCCTCCGAGGAAGGCAGCCCAGCGGCTCCAACATCTTCTCCGGCTTTCCTGCGGCTC CGTCGGCAGCGAATTCGGGTGCCTTTGAACGTGCGGAacgccgcccccccgcccccccccccgccgtccccccgcccctccgctgCGAGGTTCGTCGCGGAAACCCTGGGCTCCCCCGGGCGAGCACACGGAAGGACCGTGCCGGGAACTCGTGTGTGCTCCGTCACGAGAAGGGGGTTCATTCGGGCCCCGACTGCGGCAGGAGAGCCAACCCGGGAGAGAGGGCCGGGCGGCGGCCGGCGGCGCAGGCTCGCTCCGCTCCGCTCCCCGGGATCTTCCCGCGGGGGGACCCCAGGCCCGCCCCCGAGCGCCGCGGGCCCCTCCCCACCGCGGGACCATCCCCCCCGGACCCCTCCGCACCGCGGGGAGCATCCCCCCCCGGACCCCTCCCCTACCGCGGGGAGCAACCCCCCCGGACCCCTCCCCACCGCGGGGAGCATCCCCCCGGACCCCTCCCCTACCGCGGGGAGCATCCCCCCGGACCCCTCCCCTACCGCGGGGAGCATCCCCCCGGACCCCTCCCCACCGCGGGGGGCATCCCCCCGGACCCCTCCCCTACCGCGGGGAGCATCCCCCCGGACCCCTCCCCTACCGCGGGGAGCATCCCCCCCGGACCCCTCCCCTACCGCGGGGAGCATCCCCCCGGACCCCTCCCCTACCGCGGGGAGCATCCCCCCGGACCCCTCCCCTACCGCGGGGAGCATCCCCCCCGGACCCCTCCCCACCGCGGGGAGCATCCCCCCGGACCCCTCCCCTACCGCGGGGGGCATCCCCCCGGACCCCTCCCCACCGCGGGGGGCATCCCCCCGGACCCCTCCCCTACCGCGGGGAGCATCCCCCCGGACCCCTCCCCACCGCGGGGGGCATCCCCCCGGACCCCTCCCCTACCGCGGGGAGCATCCCCCCGGACCCCTCCCCACCGCGGGGAGCATCCCCCCCGGACCCCTCCCCACCGCGGGGAGCATCCCCCCGGACCCCTCCCTTACCGCGGGGAGCATCCCCCCGGACCCCTCCCCACCGCGGGGAGCATCCCCCCCGGACCCCTCCCCACCGCGGGGAGCATCCCCCCAGGCCCGCCCCCGAACGccgcaggcccctccccaccgcGGGGAGCAtccccccgcacccctccccaGGACCCCTCCGCACCGCGGGGAGCACCCAGCCCCCCCGAGGCCCGCCTCCCGAGCGCCGCGGACCCCTCCCCACCGCGGACGCGGGGCTCGATGCACCCCGCGGCTGCCGGCCGGGCGCGAGCAGGCCCCGGAGGACCCCAGCCCTGA